The following are encoded in a window of Scleropages formosus chromosome 7, fSclFor1.1, whole genome shotgun sequence genomic DNA:
- the LOC108937716 gene encoding epidermal retinol dehydrogenase 2-like isoform X1: protein MNFLLETLQVLVLSVYFNLEAFLKLFIPSRKKSVVGELVLITGAGSGIGRLVALEFAPLGVSLVLWDISQEGNKETARLAKEKGARKVHTYVCDCSDKADVYRVADQVKREVGDVSILINNAGIVTGKKFMDAPDSLIEKTLEVNTMAHFWTYKAFLPAMMANNHGHLVSIASSAGLIGVSGLADYCASKFGAIGFAESVALEMLTAGKDGIKTTIVCPYFINTGMFDGCQTKWPRLLPILDPAYVAKKIVNAILTDQVYLLLPRAMYVLMAFKNCLQWNQAALLGLYLGVFDKLEECKAHQSPKKLC, encoded by the exons TCCTCAAGCTCTTCATCCCCTCGAGGAAGAAGAGCGTGGTCGGAGAGCTGGTCCTCATCACGGGCGCCGGCAGCGGTATCGGCCGGCTCGTGGCCCTCGAGTTCGCGCCCCTGGGCGTCTCTCTTGTCCTGTGGGACATCAGTCAGGAGGGGAACAAGGAGACGGCCCGGCTGGCCAAGGAGAAGGGGGCCAGGAAAGTCCACACCTACGTGTGCGATTGCAGCGATAAAGCGGACGTGTACAGAGTTGCTGATCAA gtgaagagagaagTGGGTGATGTGAGCATCCTCATCAACAATGCTGGTATTGTCACAGGGAAGAAGTTCATGGATGCTCCAGACTCTCTCATAGAGAAAACCTTAGAGGTCAACACCATGGCCCACTTCTGG ACATACAAGGCATTCCTCCCAGCTATGATGGCCAACAACCATGGCCATCTGGTCAGCATTGCAAGCTCAGCTGGCCTCATAGGAGTCAGTGGCCTGGCTG ATTACTGTGCCAGCAAATTTGGTGCTATTGGCTTTGCTGAGTCAGTGGCCTTGGAGATGCTGACTGCTGGCAAGGATGGGATCAAGACGACAATTGTGTGCCCATATTTTATAAACACAGGGATGTTTGACGGTTGCCAGACAAA GTGGCCCCGTTTGCTGCCCATCCTGGACCCTGCCTATGTTGCAAAGAAGATTGTCAATGCAATCCTCACTGACCAGGTGTACCTGCTGCTCCCCAGAGCCATGTATGTGCTGATGGCTTTCAAAAA CTGCTTGCAGTGGAACCAGGCAGCCCTCCTGGGCCTCTATCTGGGTGTCTTCGACAAGCTAGAGGAGTGCAAGGCCCACCAGAGCCCTAAGAAACTGTGCTGA